In one Neobacillus sp. CF12 genomic region, the following are encoded:
- a CDS encoding sensor histidine kinase: MSIIKDFLLQLTFMLIPIFIYYTFITERVENDKNRKVIMTILWGISIIACMSFPVVFGQNARLELRIIPLLLGTLYGGFLPGIFLSVLIILYRLYFGVDLGFYNTVAALLLTLPVMLLFQKKFASSKKDIRVKIAVTFSFYYCLIGLTMFGILRGFSLEYLIVPIIHLIFAVVVTWCFTMLIEAIREIHQLRLEMQNTEKLRVIGELTSVFAHEIRNPMQVTRGFLQLLDEPDLPDKKKEYIQISLEELDRADEIINDFLFFGKPSMNNNERIDVGYQLKRVVNIIQSYTLNRNVEIKTDLIDNCWIYANPQKLNQSVINILKNAIESMPTGGIVWITCTSTYDGYIKITIKDQGIGMTKKQIDMLGSPYYSLKENGTGLGMMVSFQIIHSFKGKIQVNSKKGIGTEIFILLPQIT; encoded by the coding sequence ATGAGTATAATAAAGGATTTTTTGCTGCAGCTTACGTTTATGCTAATACCCATATTTATTTACTATACATTTATTACAGAGAGGGTAGAGAATGATAAAAATAGAAAAGTAATCATGACCATTTTATGGGGAATATCAATAATAGCATGCATGTCCTTTCCAGTAGTTTTTGGTCAAAATGCTCGTTTGGAGTTAAGAATTATTCCGCTTTTATTGGGGACGTTATATGGCGGATTTTTGCCAGGGATTTTTCTATCAGTACTAATCATCCTTTATCGACTCTATTTTGGAGTAGATTTAGGATTCTATAATACTGTTGCTGCCTTATTATTAACACTGCCTGTTATGTTATTGTTTCAAAAAAAGTTTGCAAGTTCGAAAAAAGATATAAGGGTAAAAATTGCTGTAACGTTTTCCTTTTATTACTGCCTTATTGGCCTAACAATGTTCGGTATTCTAAGAGGTTTTTCCTTAGAGTATCTTATCGTTCCGATTATTCATCTTATTTTTGCAGTGGTTGTGACTTGGTGCTTCACGATGTTAATTGAAGCAATCAGGGAGATACACCAGCTGCGATTAGAGATGCAAAATACGGAAAAATTACGAGTAATAGGTGAGTTAACAAGTGTCTTCGCTCATGAAATTAGAAATCCGATGCAAGTGACTCGTGGCTTTCTACAACTTCTAGACGAGCCTGATCTTCCTGATAAAAAGAAGGAATATATCCAAATATCCCTAGAAGAATTAGACCGTGCAGATGAAATTATTAATGATTTTCTATTCTTTGGAAAACCATCAATGAATAACAACGAAAGAATCGACGTAGGGTATCAGTTAAAACGTGTAGTAAATATCATTCAAAGTTATACACTTAACCGTAATGTTGAGATTAAAACGGATCTTATTGATAACTGCTGGATTTATGCTAATCCTCAAAAATTGAACCAGTCTGTGATTAATATTTTGAAAAACGCGATAGAGTCTATGCCGACTGGTGGAATTGTTTGGATTACGTGTACATCAACGTATGATGGATATATTAAGATTACCATTAAGGACCAAGGAATTGGTATGACAAAAAAGCAAATTGATATGCTAGGGTCTCCGTATTATTCCTTAAAGGAAAATGGGACAGGATTAGGAATGATGGTAAGTTTTCAAATTATCCATTCTTTCAAAGGGAAAATACAAGTGAACAGCAAAAAAGGTATTGGGACAGAAATTTTTATTCTTTTACCCCAAATAACCTAA
- a CDS encoding Na+/H+ antiporter NhaC family protein, whose product MEHTWLSLIPFLIVIAMSIWLKNILPGLVVGLVVGSLIFTSSLLDGTIQSVTYMVTTLSDETNIKIIGFLYLFGGLVGMMNISGGIKGFSEWVGTKIKNERGLLGLIWLTLPFTFMMPMFRIMMIGPVVKSLAKKMNVSKQKVGLTMDISTESVIVLLPVATAFVGFMVSLVEGSIRDLDFGMSPYEVFLLSILFNFFAITTLVIGLIQTFWNRSERDPNVKGVQEQLEEEEHEFHRIGIKKELSMVKAQPWNLIVPVFLLLGLSLFLLWQDGKSKGAKTVFDAFSIADATFVMLLAVFITLILSFIFYIIRRQHLSELLYHFYDGGNQMMEAISLLVLIWSLTLSAEDLGFSSFISSTLGAFLPAWLTPATIFLLGSVVGYFIGSSWGTWGLFMPLGVSLAVSTGASIPLTVGAVFASGAFGALASPLGDTTITTASIMDLPIVEYARYKLKVSVIGGVISIFFYLAVAFFI is encoded by the coding sequence ATGGAACATACTTGGCTTTCTCTCATACCCTTTCTTATCGTCATTGCCATGTCGATTTGGCTAAAAAATATTTTACCTGGTCTTGTCGTAGGTCTTGTTGTAGGTTCATTGATTTTCACTTCAAGTTTATTAGATGGAACAATCCAAAGTGTTACCTATATGGTCACTACCCTGTCAGATGAGACGAATATTAAAATTATCGGATTTCTCTACTTATTTGGTGGTCTTGTGGGGATGATGAATATTTCAGGTGGGATTAAAGGTTTTTCTGAATGGGTTGGGACGAAGATTAAAAATGAGCGTGGATTACTTGGATTGATCTGGCTTACCCTCCCTTTTACCTTTATGATGCCGATGTTTCGGATTATGATGATTGGACCTGTCGTTAAATCGCTTGCAAAAAAAATGAATGTCTCAAAGCAAAAAGTTGGACTGACAATGGATATATCAACAGAGTCGGTCATTGTCCTCTTACCAGTTGCGACCGCATTTGTTGGTTTCATGGTTTCCTTAGTAGAAGGCAGTATTCGAGATTTGGATTTTGGTATGTCGCCGTATGAAGTGTTTTTACTAAGTATTCTGTTTAACTTTTTTGCGATTACCACGCTAGTCATTGGATTGATCCAAACCTTTTGGAATCGTAGTGAGAGGGATCCGAATGTAAAAGGTGTCCAAGAGCAGCTGGAAGAAGAAGAGCATGAATTTCACCGGATTGGGATTAAAAAAGAATTGTCGATGGTAAAAGCACAACCGTGGAATTTAATTGTACCTGTCTTTTTACTTCTAGGACTTTCACTATTTCTATTGTGGCAGGATGGTAAAAGTAAAGGAGCAAAAACGGTATTCGATGCCTTTTCTATCGCAGATGCTACCTTTGTTATGCTATTAGCAGTTTTTATCACACTGATCCTATCGTTCATTTTTTATATTATAAGACGGCAACATCTTAGTGAGCTATTGTACCATTTTTATGATGGCGGGAATCAGATGATGGAAGCGATTAGTCTGCTCGTGCTGATTTGGTCCTTAACCCTATCAGCAGAGGACCTGGGTTTTTCCTCCTTTATTAGTTCAACCTTAGGTGCATTCTTACCAGCATGGTTAACTCCAGCAACGATCTTCCTACTCGGCTCGGTTGTAGGCTACTTTATTGGTTCATCATGGGGAACTTGGGGTTTGTTTATGCCATTAGGCGTTTCATTGGCAGTCTCAACTGGAGCTTCCATTCCTTTAACTGTGGGTGCAGTATTTGCAAGTGGGGCTTTCGGGGCATTGGCTTCCCCTTTAGGAGATACCACCATTACGACTGCTTCCATTATGGATTTACCGATTGTTGAATATGCTCGGTATAAATTGAAGGTTTCTGTGATCGGAGGGGTAATTTCAATATTTTTCTATTTGGCTGTTGCCTTCTTTATTTGA
- a CDS encoding MarR family transcriptional regulator, whose product MDVIEFKNIIWSYTRQINERTNNLINTLCDHHGITTLQGRILLEIQQHGSHTIGSLASRLHIAGTNISTMCKKLESKGFIVRVRDEGDERVVKVALSEKGNSVVEEINQGLIEKISLSIQGETDDSLKDIINGLNKLNKLLEKMD is encoded by the coding sequence ATGGATGTAATTGAATTTAAAAATATCATCTGGAGTTATACCAGGCAAATAAATGAACGAACGAATAATTTAATTAACACTTTGTGTGATCACCATGGGATAACCACATTGCAAGGTAGAATCCTATTAGAAATACAGCAGCACGGTTCTCATACGATTGGCAGCTTAGCCTCCCGGCTGCATATTGCCGGAACTAACATTTCTACGATGTGTAAAAAGCTTGAAAGTAAAGGATTTATCGTCCGGGTAAGAGATGAAGGCGATGAGAGAGTGGTCAAAGTAGCTCTTTCAGAAAAGGGAAATAGTGTTGTTGAAGAGATTAATCAAGGATTAATTGAGAAAATATCGCTTTCTATTCAAGGGGAAACAGACGATTCACTGAAAGATATCATTAATGGTCTCAATAAGTTGAATAAATTGCTGGAAAAAATGGACTAA
- a CDS encoding TerC family protein: MWEGIVSTYASMLDWQMWAEVLTSPKAWGLILSLAVLECILSADNALVLSAFVKPLPKEQQKKALVYGLWGAYIFRFIFIGLGTFLIKLWWIKLIGALYLLWLAVKFFKDKLLHKEAGDGEGQVLPKGWLVKTFGFFWATVISVELMDLAFSVDSILTALAVSEDVWVILLGGMIGILLMRGVATFFIALMDRVPELETTAYILISFIAIKMGLTLVNIHIANEIFIGFLVLSFIVTFIIHYIRKSRAEKYSH, encoded by the coding sequence ATGTGGGAAGGAATTGTTTCAACCTATGCATCGATGCTAGATTGGCAGATGTGGGCGGAGGTGTTGACCTCACCAAAAGCTTGGGGGTTAATCCTTTCTTTAGCCGTACTCGAATGTATCTTATCAGCGGATAATGCCTTAGTATTATCTGCGTTTGTAAAGCCATTACCAAAGGAGCAGCAAAAGAAGGCATTGGTTTATGGACTCTGGGGTGCATATATATTCCGATTCATCTTTATCGGATTAGGAACTTTTTTAATCAAATTATGGTGGATTAAATTAATCGGAGCCCTATACTTGTTATGGCTAGCAGTTAAATTCTTTAAAGATAAGCTACTTCACAAGGAAGCAGGAGATGGGGAAGGACAAGTACTGCCAAAGGGCTGGTTAGTGAAAACATTTGGTTTCTTCTGGGCAACGGTGATTAGTGTAGAACTAATGGATTTAGCCTTTTCAGTTGATAGCATCTTGACCGCACTCGCAGTATCTGAAGATGTATGGGTCATCTTACTCGGAGGAATGATTGGGATACTACTTATGCGGGGTGTGGCAACATTCTTTATCGCATTAATGGACAGGGTGCCTGAGCTTGAAACAACGGCCTACATTTTGATCTCTTTTATTGCGATTAAAATGGGATTAACGTTGGTGAATATTCATATTGCGAACGAAATTTTTATCGGCTTCTTGGTTTTATCATTTATTGTGACATTCATTATTCATTATATTCGTAAATCGAGAGCAGAAAAGTACTCTCATTAA
- a CDS encoding RNA polymerase sigma factor — protein sequence MNSNKISEWYYLYNKDIYHFLVYYIGSSDVEDLVQEVFIRAIKGFDTYQQKASPKTWLISIARHVGIDEMRKRKRLRMKQMIWFRDEQLDKETPEKILQLNENNKLLYQAIQSLKANYRDVIILRGIKELSVSETASVLNWKEDKVRTTYHRALKSLQKTIGGFSQ from the coding sequence ATGAATAGCAACAAAATCTCGGAGTGGTATTACTTGTACAACAAAGACATATACCATTTTTTAGTTTATTACATCGGGTCAAGCGATGTAGAAGATCTGGTGCAGGAAGTTTTTATCCGAGCCATTAAAGGTTTTGATACGTATCAGCAAAAAGCTAGCCCTAAGACCTGGCTTATTTCAATTGCGCGTCATGTGGGAATAGATGAAATGAGAAAAAGGAAGCGTCTAAGGATGAAACAAATGATTTGGTTCCGGGATGAGCAATTGGATAAGGAAACACCTGAGAAAATTCTTCAACTCAATGAAAATAACAAATTACTCTATCAAGCGATTCAATCACTAAAAGCAAATTATCGTGATGTTATCATCCTTAGAGGGATTAAAGAACTTTCAGTATCTGAAACAGCCTCCGTATTAAATTGGAAAGAAGATAAGGTTCGAACTACCTATCATCGTGCGTTAAAGTCACTACAAAAAACTATAGGAGGATTTTCTCAATGA
- the rarD gene encoding EamA family transporter RarD, whose protein sequence is MERENTKGIYYTAGAYIFWGVLPIYWKFIDQVSALEILAHRVIWSFIFILLIVGLLKRKLLKNFFQVQMKQKKTWLGLLLASLLISTNWFVYIFAVNSNHIVEASLGYFINPLVAVLLGFFVLGEKLNMWQAGSFVVAGIGVIYMTLSLGTFPWIALILALSFGFYGLSKKLIKVDSILGLLLETLFIVPFALLFLAYLGVNGQHSFASGSLKNDLFLLGSGIATALPLLWFGIGAQKIPLYLVGLLQYIAPTISLLLGVLIYGESFTKDHAITFTCIWIALAIFSISNIRQMIKKRKISAVATNVKSV, encoded by the coding sequence ATGGAACGTGAGAATACAAAAGGTATTTACTATACGGCAGGTGCATATATATTTTGGGGAGTTTTACCGATCTACTGGAAATTTATAGATCAAGTTTCAGCACTTGAAATTTTAGCTCATCGAGTCATTTGGTCGTTTATATTTATTTTACTGATAGTAGGACTTTTAAAGCGAAAACTATTAAAAAACTTTTTTCAAGTTCAAATGAAACAGAAGAAAACATGGCTGGGTCTCTTACTTGCTTCTCTGTTAATTAGTACGAACTGGTTCGTTTACATATTTGCTGTGAATTCGAATCACATCGTGGAGGCAAGTTTAGGCTACTTTATTAATCCGCTTGTCGCTGTATTGTTAGGTTTTTTTGTATTAGGTGAAAAATTGAATATGTGGCAGGCAGGTTCCTTTGTGGTAGCCGGAATCGGTGTGATTTACATGACGCTATCGCTTGGAACATTCCCATGGATTGCGCTAATATTAGCCTTATCCTTCGGTTTTTATGGACTATCAAAAAAACTAATAAAGGTAGATTCCATTTTAGGCTTGCTGCTGGAAACATTGTTTATTGTACCGTTTGCATTATTGTTTTTAGCGTATTTAGGTGTAAATGGTCAACATAGCTTCGCATCCGGGTCTCTTAAAAATGATTTGTTTTTATTAGGATCAGGTATTGCTACAGCCTTGCCTCTTTTATGGTTTGGTATCGGGGCACAAAAGATTCCACTTTACCTTGTGGGCTTGCTACAATATATTGCTCCGACCATTAGTTTACTTCTTGGAGTACTAATATACGGGGAGTCTTTTACAAAGGATCATGCTATTACTTTTACATGCATTTGGATTGCATTGGCAATCTTCAGCATCTCCAATATACGTCAGATGATAAAAAAACGAAAAATTTCAGCAGTAGCAACAAATGTAAAAAGCGTTTAG
- a CDS encoding alpha/beta hydrolase, whose protein sequence is MGKELEVIVQGQFPLAATLTIPEGRNEKYPLVVMVHGSGPTDRDSNAKGMPMNIFKQLSDVVVSEGFASIRYDKRGVGASKGDYYETGVHDLINDARAVVEFAKKHPNIYSENVILLGHSEGSIIAPFLNEKVAVDGMILLAGTAEPLEETMTWQREEIMKDVRSVKGFQGWLLRLLKVDEKITKMNEDLIQALLASDEPVIKYKGKKINAKWNREHIHFDVSKPLQNITCPVLAITGTKDVNVKVSDLEKIKSLVQGDCETHIIQDMTHMLRKTDVEYSFSKIMNNNKKSLKHPIDAELKEKIILWLQNWKNRQVKIDQNEMLVK, encoded by the coding sequence ATGGGGAAAGAGCTGGAAGTGATAGTACAAGGGCAATTTCCGTTAGCGGCAACGTTAACGATCCCAGAAGGAAGAAATGAAAAATACCCTTTGGTTGTTATGGTACATGGAAGTGGTCCAACCGATCGAGATTCGAATGCTAAAGGAATGCCTATGAATATTTTTAAGCAATTAAGTGATGTAGTAGTTTCAGAAGGATTTGCCAGTATTCGTTATGATAAAAGGGGTGTGGGTGCGAGTAAAGGGGACTATTACGAAACGGGAGTGCACGATTTAATCAACGATGCACGTGCTGTCGTAGAATTTGCCAAAAAGCATCCAAACATATACTCAGAGAATGTGATTTTACTAGGACACAGTGAAGGAAGTATAATCGCACCATTCTTAAATGAAAAAGTTGCAGTAGATGGAATGATTCTTCTAGCAGGCACTGCCGAACCTTTAGAAGAAACCATGACCTGGCAACGTGAGGAAATAATGAAGGATGTAAGATCTGTTAAAGGATTTCAAGGATGGTTGCTTCGATTATTAAAAGTAGATGAAAAAATTACAAAAATGAATGAAGACTTAATACAGGCACTACTTGCATCGGATGAGCCGGTGATAAAGTACAAAGGGAAAAAAATTAACGCGAAATGGAATCGAGAGCATATACATTTTGACGTATCAAAACCGTTACAAAATATCACTTGTCCTGTTCTTGCTATTACTGGTACAAAAGATGTAAATGTAAAGGTTAGCGACTTAGAAAAAATCAAGTCACTGGTTCAAGGTGACTGTGAAACACATATTATTCAAGATATGACACACATGCTTCGTAAAACGGATGTGGAATACAGCTTTAGCAAAATCATGAATAATAATAAAAAATCACTTAAACACCCGATTGATGCTGAATTAAAAGAAAAGATTATTCTTTGGTTACAAAACTGGAAGAATAGACAGGTGAAAATTGATCAAAATGAAATGCTGGTAAAATAA
- a CDS encoding helix-turn-helix domain-containing protein codes for MKQPTICPKFEKAISLLSQRWSALVIYQLLSGSQRFTEIQSAIGISGKVLSDRLKDLEQHGIVKREVIPETPVIIEYSLTKKGHSLEPILREIETWSQLWVKPETELS; via the coding sequence ATGAAACAACCTACGATATGTCCAAAATTCGAAAAAGCCATCTCCCTACTCAGCCAAAGATGGAGTGCATTAGTTATTTATCAGCTACTATCTGGTTCACAACGGTTTACAGAAATTCAGTCTGCTATTGGCATAAGCGGAAAAGTATTATCTGATCGTTTAAAGGATTTAGAACAACATGGTATCGTGAAACGTGAGGTTATACCTGAAACACCCGTCATTATTGAGTACTCCTTAACGAAAAAAGGTCACTCACTAGAACCGATTTTACGAGAAATAGAGACTTGGTCTCAGCTTTGGGTGAAACCGGAAACTGAGCTTTCCTAA
- a CDS encoding VOC family protein, whose translation MGFHTKPTTFVGHVKIKVENLQRSLIFYQDVLGFDLLEQTISTVKLTSDGKTSILSLEQPDNVIPKQGRTTGLYHFAILLPKRVDLANIVIHLVNKGIKFGSSDHLVSEALYLNDPDGNGIEIYIDRDPSEWSWKGQEVAMTVDPLDFENLLTTVKPGEKWQGMPEGTVMGHIHLHVSELKKTEEFYVKGLGFDVVNRYGGQALFLSAGKYHHHIGVNTWNGVGAPTPSVNSVGIESFTLILPNEEARNKCVSNLKKIGAKVMDVNHSLITYDPSGNQVVLAV comes from the coding sequence ATGGGATTTCACACAAAACCAACTACATTTGTGGGGCATGTCAAAATTAAGGTAGAAAATTTACAGCGTTCATTAATATTTTATCAAGACGTTCTTGGTTTCGATCTTTTAGAACAAACCATTTCAACAGTAAAACTAACAAGTGATGGAAAAACTAGTATTTTATCACTTGAACAACCTGATAATGTCATTCCAAAACAGGGAAGAACAACTGGCTTATATCATTTCGCAATCCTACTTCCAAAAAGAGTAGATTTAGCCAATATTGTGATTCACTTGGTGAACAAGGGGATAAAATTTGGGTCTTCAGATCACCTTGTAAGTGAGGCATTGTATTTAAATGATCCAGATGGAAACGGTATTGAAATTTATATCGATCGGGATCCTTCTGAATGGAGCTGGAAAGGCCAAGAAGTGGCTATGACGGTCGATCCACTAGATTTTGAGAATCTTTTGACTACTGTTAAACCAGGTGAAAAGTGGCAGGGTATGCCAGAAGGAACGGTAATGGGTCATATTCATTTACATGTTTCTGAATTGAAAAAGACAGAAGAATTTTATGTAAAAGGACTTGGATTTGATGTGGTCAATCGATATGGCGGGCAGGCGCTATTCCTTTCCGCTGGAAAGTACCACCATCATATTGGGGTCAATACTTGGAATGGCGTAGGGGCACCAACTCCTTCCGTAAATAGTGTAGGTATAGAATCTTTTACACTCATTTTGCCTAATGAAGAGGCACGTAACAAATGCGTATCAAATTTGAAAAAGATTGGTGCGAAAGTTATGGACGTAAACCATTCACTAATAACTTATGATCCTTCTGGAAACCAAGTCGTGTTAGCAGTTTAA
- a CDS encoding LLM class flavin-dependent oxidoreductase, which produces MSTSNQNGIEIGIYTLADIGTDPHTGKKITHKQRINEMIQAAKLADEAGLDVFGVGEHHRLDYASSSPAVILAAIAQATNRIKLTSTTSVLSTLDPVRLFEDFATLDLLSDGRAEILAGRGAFIESFPLFGYSTNDYDELFTEHMELLLQLNKNERVTWSGDFRSPLRNAEISPRPIQEQIPIWIGVGGTPESAIRAGRFGVGMALAILGGDPIRFKPLVDLYRQAGMEAGYSPELLKVGVTGHAFIAETTQQAKDEFFPYYSNYWSYVNRQRGMGSRMSRTDFEHMASPKTALFVGSPQQIVEKVLHQHELFGHTRFLAQVDIGGLPFNKVAKNIELLATEVAPLIKKAKIK; this is translated from the coding sequence GTGTCTACTAGTAATCAAAACGGCATTGAAATAGGGATTTACACACTTGCAGATATCGGAACGGATCCTCATACAGGAAAAAAAATAACACACAAACAACGAATAAATGAAATGATTCAAGCAGCAAAGCTTGCGGATGAAGCTGGTCTCGATGTTTTTGGAGTAGGGGAACATCATCGATTGGACTATGCTTCCTCATCACCTGCAGTCATTTTAGCTGCTATTGCACAAGCAACAAATCGGATTAAACTAACCAGTACTACAAGTGTCTTAAGTACGCTTGACCCAGTGCGCTTATTCGAGGATTTTGCAACATTGGATTTGCTTTCAGATGGTCGTGCAGAAATCTTAGCTGGTCGAGGAGCATTTATAGAATCATTCCCGCTTTTTGGATACAGTACCAACGATTATGATGAGCTTTTTACAGAACATATGGAATTGCTATTGCAACTAAATAAAAATGAAAGAGTCACTTGGTCGGGTGATTTTCGTTCTCCCCTAAGAAATGCTGAAATTTCACCACGACCAATTCAAGAGCAAATACCGATTTGGATTGGTGTTGGCGGGACGCCTGAGAGTGCCATCCGCGCTGGTAGATTTGGGGTTGGTATGGCACTGGCCATTTTAGGGGGAGATCCCATTCGGTTTAAACCGCTTGTGGACCTTTATCGTCAGGCAGGAATGGAGGCAGGATATTCACCGGAATTATTAAAAGTGGGGGTAACAGGCCATGCTTTCATTGCTGAAACAACTCAGCAAGCCAAAGACGAGTTCTTTCCTTATTATTCAAACTATTGGTCGTATGTGAATCGCCAAAGAGGAATGGGCTCAAGGATGTCGAGGACAGATTTCGAGCATATGGCAAGTCCTAAAACCGCTTTGTTCGTAGGAAGTCCACAGCAAATCGTGGAGAAGGTTCTTCATCAGCATGAGCTTTTTGGTCATACACGTTTTCTAGCTCAAGTGGATATAGGCGGACTACCTTTTAATAAAGTAGCGAAAAACATTGAATTATTAGCAACTGAGGTTGCCCCACTGATTAAAAAGGCAAAGATTAAATAA
- a CDS encoding NAD(P)-dependent oxidoreductase: MAIVGASGKAGSLIVNEAVSRGHNVTAIVRNASKLQDKNTAVIEKDVFDLTADDLTTFDVVVNAFGAPLGEEQAHVDAGHALIEALKGTRTRLLVVGGAGSLFVDVNKTVKLIDTPEFPDFVKPTAKGQGRNLEELQSTTDLTWTFVSPSAVFDAEGERTGSYQSGKDHLLVNTKGESYISYADFALAVVDEVENPKHLNQRFTVVGE; the protein is encoded by the coding sequence ATTGCAATTGTTGGAGCAAGTGGAAAAGCAGGAAGTCTGATAGTGAATGAAGCAGTAAGCAGAGGGCATAACGTAACAGCGATTGTTAGAAATGCTTCTAAACTACAAGATAAAAATACAGCAGTCATTGAGAAAGATGTTTTCGATTTAACAGCTGATGATTTAACCACGTTTGATGTTGTTGTAAATGCTTTTGGAGCTCCGCTTGGAGAGGAACAAGCACATGTGGATGCAGGTCATGCGTTAATCGAGGCGTTAAAAGGAACGAGAACAAGATTATTGGTTGTCGGAGGAGCGGGAAGTCTGTTTGTCGACGTAAACAAAACAGTAAAATTGATTGATACTCCAGAATTTCCAGATTTCGTTAAACCAACGGCGAAAGGTCAAGGCAGGAACTTGGAAGAATTACAGAGTACAACTGACTTAACATGGACATTTGTTAGTCCTTCGGCTGTATTTGATGCGGAAGGAGAAAGAACAGGTTCTTATCAGTCAGGAAAGGACCACCTTCTTGTTAATACCAAAGGGGAAAGTTATATAAGCTATGCTGATTTTGCCCTAGCAGTAGTAGATGAAGTTGAAAATCCTAAGCATCTAAACCAAAGATTTACGGTTGTTGGTGAATAA
- a CDS encoding PC4/YdbC family ssDNA-binding protein, translated as MANLKYEIKETVGIISEGAKGWKKELNLISWNDREPKYDLRDWDQNHEKMGKGITLSTEELVQLKKILNEIDLN; from the coding sequence ATGGCGAATTTGAAATATGAAATAAAAGAAACAGTAGGTATCATATCAGAAGGTGCAAAAGGATGGAAAAAGGAACTCAATCTCATCAGTTGGAATGACCGTGAGCCGAAATATGATTTGCGTGATTGGGATCAAAACCATGAAAAAATGGGCAAAGGGATTACCCTTTCAACAGAAGAGCTAGTTCAATTAAAGAAAATTTTAAATGAAATTGACTTGAACTAG
- the tatA gene encoding twin-arginine translocase TatA/TatE family subunit produces MLSNIGIPGLIIILVIALIIFGPKKLPEIGSAFGKTLSEFRRTATSIIDDEEEILESSKKQ; encoded by the coding sequence ATGCTATCGAATATCGGCATCCCAGGGTTAATTATCATCTTAGTCATTGCCTTAATCATCTTTGGTCCAAAAAAGCTTCCGGAAATTGGATCAGCATTCGGAAAGACATTATCCGAATTCAGACGAACAGCCACCTCGATTATTGATGATGAAGAGGAAATCCTTGAATCCAGTAAAAAACAGTAG
- a CDS encoding alpha/beta hydrolase has product MPSVSSYFIKKGIKVGAKKMKLEEKDFGKSRQIIDSFARKVSRLPKDCKVEPVKIEGIYAEWISNNQSVKGKVILYLHGGGYGYCSADTHRSLAASIVKEAGVKVLLPEYRLAPEHPFPAAIEDTITIYRWLLTQGYESANIIFAGDSAGGGLSVASTLVLRDQYEPLPAALVCLSPWVDLTSSGESYRKNSEKDPYLRNDLVRKTAQHYAGDESLDNHLISPVFAELCGLPPMFIQVGSIEILLSDAELLTAKARQAGVEVQLKIWKGMWHVWQISDRLPEAKQAVKEIGDFVKKTFRR; this is encoded by the coding sequence TTGCCAAGTGTTAGCAGTTATTTTATTAAAAAAGGGATTAAAGTTGGCGCAAAAAAAATGAAATTGGAGGAAAAGGATTTTGGTAAAAGCAGACAAATCATTGATTCGTTTGCTCGGAAAGTCTCCAGGCTCCCGAAGGATTGTAAGGTTGAACCTGTTAAGATTGAGGGAATCTACGCCGAGTGGATTTCCAACAATCAGAGTGTGAAAGGTAAAGTAATTCTATATTTGCACGGTGGAGGCTATGGTTATTGCTCAGCGGATACCCATCGGTCATTGGCTGCTAGTATTGTGAAGGAAGCAGGGGTAAAAGTCCTTCTGCCTGAATATCGACTTGCACCTGAACACCCATTTCCTGCAGCAATTGAAGATACGATCACGATTTATCGATGGCTTCTAACGCAGGGTTATGAATCTGCGAATATCATCTTCGCAGGCGATTCTGCAGGAGGGGGCTTATCGGTGGCATCCACCCTCGTGCTTAGAGATCAATATGAACCGCTTCCAGCAGCACTCGTGTGCTTATCCCCTTGGGTTGATTTAACAAGTTCTGGTGAAAGCTATAGGAAAAATAGCGAAAAGGATCCGTATTTGAGGAACGATCTTGTTCGAAAAACGGCTCAGCACTATGCGGGTGATGAATCCCTTGACAATCACCTAATCTCTCCGGTTTTTGCTGAACTTTGTGGACTTCCGCCAATGTTTATCCAGGTAGGAAGTATTGAAATATTGTTGAGTGATGCGGAATTGCTAACCGCTAAAGCACGACAGGCAGGAGTGGAGGTGCAACTCAAAATCTGGAAAGGTATGTGGCATGTATGGCAAATAAGCGACAGATTACCAGAGGCTAAACAGGCTGTGAAAGAAATTGGTGATTTTGTAAAGAAGACATTTAGGCGTTAA